A region of the Hyalangium gracile genome:
CGCCGCCTGGCAGGCCACCCGGGCGATGACGTCCGGGAAGTGCGCCGGCAGTCCCAGCGGCGCCTCGATGATGCGCCCCAGGCGCTGCGCCCGCCCCGCCGACTCGGCCGCCAGGACGATGCGCTCCATCATCTGCACCGACTCGATGGGGTACTTGCCGCTGGCCGTCTCGCCCGAGAGCATCACCGCGTCCGCCCCGTCGAACACCGCGTTGGCCACGTCGCTGGCCTCGGCGCGGGTGGGGCGCGGGTTCTCGATCATCGAGTTCAGCATCTGCGTGGCCACGATGACGGGCAGGCCGCGCTGGTTCGCGCGCCGGACGATGTCCTTCTGGACCGCCGGCACCTCCTCGGGCGGAATCTCCACGCCCAGGTCTCCGCGCGCCACCATCACCCCGTCCGTCTTGTCCAGGATGGCGTCCAGCCGCGCGATGGCCTCCGGCTTCTCCAGCTTGGCGATGATGGGCACCGTGCGGCCCACCTCCGCCATCGCCTGGCGCGCCGTGTCCATGTCCGAGGGCTGGCGCACGAAGGACAGGGCGATGAAGTCCACGCCCGCCTTGATGCCGAAGATGAGGTCCTCGCGGTCCTTCGGCGTCAGCGCGTCCGCGCGCACCGCCACGCCCGGCAGGTTGATGCCCTTGTTGTTCTTCAGCGTGCCGCCGACGATGACCTGCGTGCGCAGCAGCTGCTTCTTGTCCGTCTCGATGACCTTGAGCTCCAGCAGGCCGTCATCCAGCAGGATGCGGTCCCCGGGGTTCACGTCCTGAGCCAGATGCGGATACGTGGTGGAGACGATGTCGTCGGTCCCCTTCACGCTCTCGTCGGTGGTGATGGAGAAGGTGGCCCCCTCCTTCAGCTCCGTGCTGCCGGTGATGAAGCGGCCGGTGCGGATCTTCGGGCCCTGCAGGTCGCCCAGGATGCCCACCGCCTTGCGGACCTTCAGGGAGGCCGCGCGCAGCTTGGCGATGTTCTCCGCGTGCTGCTCGTGGCTGCCGTGGGAGAAGTTCAGCCGGGCCACGTCCATTCCGGCATCCAGCAGCGCCTCCAGCATCTCCTGGCTCTGGCTCGCGGGGCCGAGGGTGCAGACAATCTTCGCTCGTCGCATAGGGGCAGGGAGGATGGGGGGAGCCTCGCGCGGGGTCAAGAACGCAACGAAGGCCCTTCGCTCGGTAAATTGGTAAAAGGGCGGCCAGGCGGCGGAGGGCTCAGCCCCGCAGGAGCACGCCCAGGTTCTCCCGCTCCCAGCGCAGCGCCGCCGCGTAGTGCGGATAGGCCTTCTCCCGGTCCCGGAACGCCCTGGGGTGGTGCACCCGCCGGCCGCCCCGACCCGTGCTCGGGAAGAGCTGGTGCAGCATCTCGTGGAAGACGATGAACTCCACGAAGAAGGCCGGCACCTCCGGCCTGTCCAGCGCCGGGTGGATGCGGATCTCCCGCGTCTGGTGATCGTACACGCCCAGGCGGATGGACTTGCGCCGGCGCCGCGGCGGCATGCGCCCCCAGCCGATCCGCGCCTGGATGCCGTCCTGGAAGTAGGTGCGGTTCACCGACTCGAAGAGCAGCTGCAGATCGAAGCAGCGCCCCACCGGGTTGAGCTCCGCGTCCGACTCGCGGCGGAACTGGCGGATGCGCGGCTGCTGGCCCCGGATGTAGTCGTCCAGCACGCCTCCGGCGCCCCGGTGGCCCCGGCCCGCGTAGTCCGCCACCGCGCGCAGCACGGGCTCGGGCGCGTCCAGGAACATGTGGTGCAGCCGCAGCTGCAGCACGTTGCCGCCCCGACGGAAGGACACCATCGTCGAGCGGTTGTCCGTCACCGCCAGCCGCACGGGGATGCCCAGGTCCGCCGAGAGCCGCCACGCCAGGGACTCCGCGCGGGAGAACAGCTCGTCCCGCTCGGTGGCGATGCGTGGGGCCTCCTCCACCACCCGGTTTCGCACGGGCGGCTGAGGCTGGGGCAGCGCTGGCGCTGGCGCGGGTCGCAGGGACGCCGCCGGGCTGCCCGACAGCGTGAAGAGCGACATCTGGCGTGCGTACTCGGTCATCACTTGGCCAGCATCGTACCCGCCCACCTCACGGACTCAAGCACGCTGGGGGCTGGTTGCTTCCACTCCGTCAGACCGTCAACCGCGACCATGGTTTCGCACTTCCTCGGCGAGCTGCGCACCCAGCGCCTCCACCGCCTCGTGAGTGGTTCCGAACGCCGCCAGCACCTCCTCCATGGACCCGGCCTCCTCCACCGCGAGGCAGGCGCTCCCCTCCTCGCGTGCTGCCTGGAGGTCTCCGAACCGCCCGATCGCCAGGCTCCAGCTCCCATCCGCCCACTTATCGAAAGGGTACAGCCGGCAGGCAATCGGCCGAACGTCCAGGGGAAGCGTGCAGCCGCGGGCTCGATCCAGGAAGACGCAGGCGCCGTCCCGCGCCAGCAGCGTGATGCGCACCGGCCCGCGGCGGAAATAATCCCGGTAGAGCGGCCAGCGGGCCTCGAAGTCCACCGCGCCCGCCTCGGAGACGGCCTCCTCCTCGGTGAAGCGGCGCGCGGACAGGCGCGTGTGCGCGCTGATGCGGGCGATGTCCGCTCGCGTCACCATGGCCAGGTGCTCGTGCGGCCCCGGCTCGCAGCACGTCTTGCCGATCGCCTTCGCGCAGCGCGCGCAGGCCGGGCTCTGGAACGGCTTTCGCGTCATCCGAGCTGAGGCTCCGTGTGGCGCGTCTTCAGCAGGCGCTCGAGCCGCTCCGGCTCCATGCGCACCATGAACGTCTTCTCCCGGCTGAACTGCACCTGGCCGGGAGCCCCACCCTTCTGCTTGCGGACGAACTTCACCGGCACGTAGCTCACCTCGCCGCGCGGCTCGCCCTTGGCCCCCGAGTGGTGCAGCGCCAGGTGCGCGGCATCCAGCAACACCTCCTGCGGCACCTCCGTGCCCTTCTCCAGCGGCACCACCACGTGGCTGCCTGGCTGCCCCCGCGCGTGCAGCCAGAGGTGGTACGGCTTCGCCACCTTGAAGGTCAGCACGTCGTTGTCCTCCGAGCCCCGCCCCACCCAGATGCGCTGCCCGCCGTGCCCCAGGTACTCCTTATAAGGACGGCCCTCCGGGGGGCCCTCCTCGCCCATGGGCACCTGCAGCACCTCCACCTGGGCCAGCAACGCCGCCTCGTCCATCTTCTCGAGCTGCGCCAGCGCCGCCTCCGCGTGCGCCACCTCGCGCGCCAGCTCCGCCTCGCGCCGCCGCGCCGACTCCACGCCCC
Encoded here:
- the pyk gene encoding pyruvate kinase, which encodes MRRAKIVCTLGPASQSQEMLEALLDAGMDVARLNFSHGSHEQHAENIAKLRAASLKVRKAVGILGDLQGPKIRTGRFITGSTELKEGATFSITTDESVKGTDDIVSTTYPHLAQDVNPGDRILLDDGLLELKVIETDKKQLLRTQVIVGGTLKNNKGINLPGVAVRADALTPKDREDLIFGIKAGVDFIALSFVRQPSDMDTARQAMAEVGRTVPIIAKLEKPEAIARLDAILDKTDGVMVARGDLGVEIPPEEVPAVQKDIVRRANQRGLPVIVATQMLNSMIENPRPTRAEASDVANAVFDGADAVMLSGETASGKYPIESVQMMERIVLAAESAGRAQRLGRIIEAPLGLPAHFPDVIARVACQAAEASGATLIAAFTLSGVTARLLAHYRPPVPIIAFSPNQEVRRRLALLWGVVPRVLEPIQDTEAMVRRVEEELLTRGLARTGDRIVIVFGAPVGQPGKINSLRLHTIGG
- a CDS encoding YkgJ family cysteine cluster protein; translated protein: MTRKPFQSPACARCAKAIGKTCCEPGPHEHLAMVTRADIARISAHTRLSARRFTEEEAVSEAGAVDFEARWPLYRDYFRRGPVRITLLARDGACVFLDRARGCTLPLDVRPIACRLYPFDKWADGSWSLAIGRFGDLQAAREEGSACLAVEEAGSMEEVLAAFGTTHEAVEALGAQLAEEVRNHGRG